The Solanum dulcamara chromosome 2, daSolDulc1.2, whole genome shotgun sequence region aaaaataaaaaaataaatgattacTTATTAAATCTGCAATTAAAATGACTTCGAACTACCTTGCCTTACAATTAAAAaattggcataatacataaatatgcctTTTATCTTGACctcattttatatttatgtcCTCCAATTTTGAATGTGCACAAATAtgcacttaaacttgtataaaattgaataagtagacATACATGTCATATGTGTCACAATACACGTAGGATGCCACGTAGGACACAAATTTATCTTGTAGGATGCCATGTAGGatgaatgtgtctatttgttcaagttttgttaaagtgtctacttgtgcactagTAAAGTTAGAGGTCATAGTTATCAGCTGAAACCAAGTTAAATGTCATACTTATATATTTTGCCTAAAAAGATTGTTACTACTGGTTGTGTAAAATAAGTTTTAGAAGCAAATTTACCTTTTTCTAGTTGCAAACTccacttaaattttattttttgttatcttAAAATCAATTTGTTATCTATATCAATATACACCATAACAAAgataaatattcttttttgaTAATCGTGGTATTCGAAATCAGTTTTTGCTCACATAAACTAATTCTATGGGATTTAGGTCATTTTTCACTAGCAATAGAAACTAGATAACTCTATACATCAAGACTAAGATAGATGAAACGAATTTACCTAATAGCTTGTCTCCGttggaatttgaacttaagaGTTGGTGACACTTCATTTACCTTTAGGTCATACTCTTAGGATGGTTCACTACAGAAACACAATAGAATGAACGTATTCCCACGGCTCTTAAATTAATtgagaacaaaaaaaaacttgtaAAAACACTCCCTCCCCCCTCCAACATATGTTCTAAATGTGTTTCAAATCTaaattatttatggtatttcaAATAACACTTCTCGACAATACCACCTTATGACAATAAAGCCCAATAATGAGTAAAGCAGAGACGCTATTTCTGAAAGATACGAACACACTACCACTCTATGTTGCAAGTAAGATTCGAACTCGGATTTTCGGGTCATATAAAACACACTAACACTGTGCCACTATATAAATATCTTACCACAGCATTCATGAGAACTCATTTGGcctcttttcttcatttttctcccatttttcctctctttatttttctctcatCCCTAAAACAGCAGAAGTCTCTGCATCGATCTCGATTCTTCTCCATCTTGGTTTATGAGGTAAACGATATTCAATCTCTCTATTCCTCCTTGTTTTACTCGATTTTTTccgattttttttctatttttactgTTTGATATGTAATTTCTTAGGGATTTGGATCTGATAATATCGTATCGATTTTCAGTATGCGTTGaaattgatgtatatatttgagtGTAGTTGTAAAGTTTTCTCAGGAATCGATCTGCGTTTTTGTCAGTTAGGGCTTTTTTTTTGTTCCTTCAGTATTCGGAAGATCTATTCTATGGGGGAAAATTATTAGTTTGATTATGTCTTAATTGTTGTAATATGAGGTGTTAAATTACAGGAAAACAACGGTAACTATGAGTATGTGTTGTACAGAGCTAAATACGTTTACGACATAAGAattgtgtgtatgtgtgtgtgatATTTTTGATTGGAGAGTGTTGTGATATCAGGCGAATAGAAATTATGTCTTTATGTAAGTTTGTGTGAAAAGAAATGAAGGGTTAGATTATACCGTCTGTTAGTAGGGAGTTGCAAGGTAATAGTTATGCATGTTTGTGGTATGTAGAACAAAAAAATTGAGTGGAATGCAATTATTAAGTGAAAAAAGTTACAGTAATTAATTAAGTGCAGCTATAAGTTCTTGCGAATTCATTATCGGAATTTAGTTGAGCCAATGGTGTCCAGCTGAACATGCTTTGGCCTGAAAGTTtatctcccccccccccccccccttaaatatatgtatgtatgtatgtatgcaATAAAAATGTCCAATATAATGTATGAAATATCAACGAAAGCCTCCGTAGTCAATTTACTTTTCAATCTGAAAAAGACAAGAAAGGATGAGATGGGATAGTGTGGATTCCTTTCTGATTGTGAGACTTGGATGTCAAATAATTGATGGATATTTTATACATTCATTAAGAATATGCAGCACCAGAAGTGCAATAGTCTATGGCCACTGAACTTGTATCTCTGCTGAGTATAAATTAGAGACATAAGTATGTGTATGGTCTAGGTTGATTTATGTATAGGAATGTGTCCATGCTCATTTTGTGATTTTGATACTTTCTAGTAGTCTTTGGTTGATGTATGTTAAACCACTGTAGTACTTGTCTACTGTTGGTTTTCCTTTAGCGTTCTTGTTTATATCTTGCAagccaaaaagatacaaacttCTCCTCCAAGTTCCGTTGTTTTGTGTTATTTTTTGCACTGAGGCAGTGGCTTTTGTGGAGCTTGTAGTACACTATGCTGTTTCTGCTGCGTAGCCTGTGAGATTGCAATGTTATGCTTCTTTCCCTTCTTCCTTTATTAAACTTTTGTTTTTGGCTTTGGAATGACAGCTCAAAGGAGAAACCCACTCTCGGGTAaggcttcttttttctttttcccagCCCTTATTTCTTACTGTTATTATTCCTGTTCGCTATTCATTGCATGCCCAtaattttttgttgattttttccTATGATTACAGTGGTACGCGGATTAAGACCCGCAAACGGAATATTGCAGCGCCTCTGGACCCTGCAGCATTTGCGGATGCAGTGGTCCAGATTTATCTGGATAATGCTGGTGATTTGGTAATTTGGATATTTAATTTTGATCATTAGCTTTGTACTTCTTTCTTTGTCCATACTATTACGTTAATGCCATTACGATTTGGTGATCAATATCAATTAATTGTTTGATGCTGGTATACCTGGGACCAAAGCTcaactaaatattttattatgcacAGGAACTTGTTGCTAAGAATCTCGAGTCTTCAGacctcaatttctcaagataCGGTGATACCTTTTTCGAGGTAAATACtatataataaacttataaGATTATCTCATACAGGAACTTCACATAGGATTGAATTGTAGGTGGATGAAAAGTATCTTTTTGTTGGTCCTATGGAGTCCGACCTTTttcttttagtttatttctCGAGGTCTTATTTTCCTTGTGTTAAGAAACTGCTTTCATTTAAAATCTTAATACTAGTATCGAGTATATCAGTGCCTATTGTATTATGGGTTGTTTTATGCTGATGCCTTTTTGTTTTTACCGTAGTAGATCATATAGCTGTTTCAATTTGCTTTATAAGCATGTCACACGTGCTTGTCAAGAAGATATGTTGTTTGTAAACATGTTTTGTGTTTAAAATGTTTATTGTTGCATGGATGATACAATGTTAATTACTACAATACATAGGTTGTCTTCATTGGAGGCCGTACACAACCTGGAACAGTTAAACTTGATGAAGGGGAGCGCCACCCTTACTCTGTGATTGAGTGTGAACCTAAACGTGAAGCCATTTTGCCATCTGTCATCTATGTTCAGAAGATACTAAGAAGAAGGCCGTTTCTTATAAAGAACCTTGAAAATGTCATGCGAAAAATGTTGCAGTCATTGGAGCTCTTTGAGGAAAATGAAAGGATTAAGCTCTCAATATTTACAGCCCTTGCTTTTTCCCAGAAGCTATCAGGCCTTCCCCCAGAGACTGTTCTCCAGCCACTGCTCAAAGACAACCTTGTTGCCAAAGGGCTAGTTCTCTCTTTCATCACAGACTTTTTCAAGGAATATCTGATTGACAATAGTATTGATGATTTGATCTCAATCCTTAAGCGGGGTAAGATGGAGGATGATCTTCTCGAGTTCTTCCCCTCTACTAAGAGGACACCTGAAGCTGTCTCTGAGCATTTCACGTGAGTAAATTTCTAATTTAGAACTTACATGAATTATAGAACTGTGTAGGGATGTGGAGTGGAAGATTCTGTGAAGTGGCTTTACTCTTTCATTCACACCCTCCACCACCTTAGTTCTGTTCCTTTTCCATATACCCATATTATTCTCTTTACTTTTCATTAATATTCCTTTTTTTACCTTTTCATCTTTTATATTATGTAACTCCATTTACTGTAATATCACCAATCAGTAATACTGTATTTTACTTGCATGTTTAATTTGTCATTCAAAggggaaaaataaaatttcaatttattgAATGAAATATTTGGCGTTAGTTATCATCAATATAAGATGATTGAAGGGGAGCGTTGGCGTAATTGGTAAaattgttgtcatgtgaccaaGAGTTCACAGGTTCTAACTGTGGAAACAACTcttgcagaaatgcaaggtaaggatGTGTTcgatagacccttgtggtctgGCCCTTCCCCATACCCTGTGCATAGAGGGAGCTTAGTGCACCAGGGTGCCCTTATTTTTATAAGATGattaagagcctgtttggatggacttattttaagcagtttataagttgaaactgcttataagtttttaaaaaataagttggtgcagcccaacttatttttttgacttataagttgcttaaaataagtccatccaaacaaagccaattatttattggggcttattttaagcacaaaatgactttgagttggccagccaaacactcaaaaaaactgaaaacaacttataagtcaatccaaacgggctctaataATGCTCaagaaaaagttatttttgaagATCTGTCCCAGCGTGTCCACCTAGAGTTCCATTGTTGTGCCCTGCTAAGGCTTCATCAACCCCCCTCCAACAGGCACTGTTGTCAATCTAGGGCTGACAGAGTTGCTTTGATCTCATTGCCATCATTTTACTGCTGCTGGTGATTACTATTTTTCTTTAGTATGATCCTTGATCCTGACCTATTCTTTTCCTCGGTAGTGCTAACTCTCCATTATAATGAAACGGATACCATATCTTGAAGAAGTGTTTGTTTTCGTGTTCCAAGAACCCCTCCCGCAAATATAAGATAGAATACAAggtattttttcatattatgttaATGGTGTTTTTTAAGCTTCATTTAAGATGCACGATGTCATCCCAtgctctcttttttctttttctgtgGTGGACAGAagggaattttttttgttaagcTGTAAAATAGTATGTCTCATAATTTTCCTCATGCAATGATTAACAAAGTAATAAAGTAAAGGCATTTGATCAAGGGTCAAAAGTGCTTTGTATAATTTAAGAAATTTGAGTGGAACCCAGATATCAGTCTACACAAATCTATCGTTCCTAAGGTTTTACCTGCAATGCCTCTTCTTCTGAATGCTCTTTTACTTCAATTCCTtgattacatttttttttgttgcttaTATTCATTGGTTAAAGGTCTTTTTATGTTATTGGCTTCTTAAATGGCTTTCTTACAAAGGTCACGTGCAAATAAATTGAGTATCCTGCCTCCTAGATAGAAGTTATGACAGAAAGTCTTAACATTCTTCATTACAATCAAAGTAGCTAAAAGTGGAACATATGGACTGCCGTCGTTTTGTATATTATAACTTGTTTTaataaaaacattatttttttggggggttTCCGGCGAGTTTTTAAAGCTGTCAAGGGTACTGAATGTGGGGTTTGCAACTGTTCGTCTCCTACTAAGATAAATcttctttgattatttttgtAAAGAATTCTATCATTGGTTATTTAGAGCTTCATCTTTCAAGATTTAatcatgataaaaaaaattaagaaattgttTTGGGTTAGATATGTTTTCCTTAAAATGGGGAACTTGGTAAGATGTAGAATCTCATGATTTGAGATTTTCATATTGTAGAGTTTCAAGTTTTACCGCAAGCTGTTTTTCAGTTGTCTTAGGCCAATAGGGGTTGGTATTTGGTACACCTTTTTGTCCTGCTTTAGAGCATTCTAATATTAAAACAAGGTACTTTCCCGGATTTTCCAGGCGCTATGCCAGCCTACCGTTATATATTAACATTACTTGGTAAAACTATTATGCAAGGAAAAAGTCCTATTTAGGTCTCTTTTGGTGTTGAAATTGTACAAGTAATGTATTGTACAATCATTTGCCCTTTACCCTTTTTTTGGTTGTTTGGTGAGTAGGGGTGGTAGGGGTTGAAGGGAAGAAAACATGATCATTTTATTCAAGCCATCTTACTTCAACTATGTCTAATGGTGTATGGACTTGCTTATTTCAGCAAAGCTGGTCTTTTACCTTTGGTGGAATATAATGATAAGAAGATATTTGAGGTGAGGCTCAAGGAAATGAAATCTACATTAACAACTCAGCTAGCAGAAGAAGTTGCAATCTCTGAAGTCATAGAAACTGTGAAGCAACATGTCAAAGATGCCAAATTACCAGATATAGAGGTTGTGCGGATTTTGTGGGATGTCTTGATGGATGCTATTCAATGGTCAGGAAAGAACCAACAGCAAAATGCTAATTCTGCTCTTCGCCAGGTAATTAAAATTTAAGTCAGTTACAAGCTTTGTAATGTAGTTTTATTTTCTGAAACTTCAATTTGGTATCTGATTCAGAATTTAAAAAGAACTTGCGAGTGGAACCAACTAACTGTAACATATAAAATATTCTAATTGTAGTTCCAGGAATGAGGAATTTTGTAGCTGCTTCCTATATAACCATACACAATGTGTGCATATCTTTCTATGACTGAATGCTGCTTGAAAAATTTAGCCGAGTTTATCCAGTTTCTCCTGATTTAGTTACAAAACTTATGTTGTATGGCAATGTGAGCTGATCATGGTCCTCATGCTAGTGGATTTCGATGTAATGTGATAATTCTTGCTTCAAGAATGTACTTGTGAAAAAAGGCATTTGTTGTGATTATTGCAAAAAGGTTGCTCTCTTGTTTCTTTTCCCTtctattttatctatttttgcTTTATTCCATATGCTCGTGCAGATAAGATAATAACTTTTACAAAGTAAGGTGTGATTAAATTTCTGTTCTAACTTTAAGAGTAAGGTgtgattatttttctttttgtggaatTTGGTGTCTAATTAATCGTTCATATCACGTGGACTGGAAAGATTCATTAGAAGTGTCAGTGGGCAAAATATGAGATGCAACGTTAAGATCAGCAATAGCTTATTATGGACACTCTACctgattaattatttatattctacatatgaaaatatgactAGGCATCGACTTTTTGGCAATTTAGTCTTGCTGTCAGCTTCACAAGTGAACTGAAATTATTGATGTTGAATGCAATAGCTAACATGACAGTATGACACCTTGCAGCAACATTGTCTTGGTTTTAGCTTAGTTTTGTTCACATGTTCAATTTCATGGCTTAGTGGATTTAGTAGTCTGTCCTAGTAGATAATGGTTTGTTTTTCTGTTATTTTGGTTACCTATAACCATACATCATTCTGGCATGTAACATCTAACATGTTTATATGCATTTCTGTTTTAGCAATTTGTGTCTTTGTAGTAAAATACAGATGTAGTAGTTTAGTATTGCATGAATAGCATATTTCCCCTTTGTCTATGGATTatgtttcaaaattttgaaataatattgGTAGATTATTTCAAATAAGTGTGTTTGTATAATTGGCCCATCATTTCAACTTCTTAGCCTGAAATATGgaatttgaagtttgaaaaaCAAGTTTTAGGGGTATTCAAGTTTTTGTTGAAGTTTTTCCCTCACAATCTTCAATTGTATTTTTATGTCCAAACACAACTTCAACCTCTAAATATGTTTTTCTACAACTTAAGTTCAAATACTATTTGTTTTCAAATTTCAACCAATTCATGTCC contains the following coding sequences:
- the LOC129881118 gene encoding uncharacterized protein LOC129881118, whose amino-acid sequence is MSSKEKPTLGGTRIKTRKRNIAAPLDPAAFADAVVQIYLDNAGDLELVAKNLESSDLNFSRYGDTFFEVVFIGGRTQPGTVKLDEGERHPYSVIECEPKREAILPSVIYVQKILRRRPFLIKNLENVMRKMLQSLELFEENERIKLSIFTALAFSQKLSGLPPETVLQPLLKDNLVAKGLVLSFITDFFKEYLIDNSIDDLISILKRGKMEDDLLEFFPSTKRTPEAVSEHFTKAGLLPLVEYNDKKIFEVRLKEMKSTLTTQLAEEVAISEVIETVKQHVKDAKLPDIEVVRILWDVLMDAIQWSGKNQQQNANSALRQVKKWAELLNTFCTSGKLELELMYKVQVQCYEDAKLMKLFPEIVRSLYDQDVLAEDTILHWFQKGTNLKGRQNFVKSLEPFVKWLEEAEEEE